A single genomic interval of Terriglobus albidus harbors:
- a CDS encoding LysE family translocator translates to MHASQLTLYIGAVFILAIAPGPDNIQVLVRGISQGRMAGFVAACGFAFGVIFHTTIAAVGLAAVLRASPVAFQMIKYAGAAYLFWIGIKSWRSGSLSVAGNAPKKSLWLVFRQCVIGNMLNPKVTLFFLVFLPQFVQKNGPSPAIQMMILGGIFMMMAFLVFSTIGIFAGTVGAWLKRNPKAGVWLDRLAGTTFIGVGLKVAFGD, encoded by the coding sequence ATGCACGCTTCCCAACTGACCCTCTATATTGGCGCGGTCTTTATTCTGGCTATCGCGCCCGGGCCGGATAACATTCAGGTTCTTGTTCGCGGCATCTCACAGGGACGTATGGCCGGCTTTGTCGCTGCCTGCGGCTTTGCTTTCGGTGTCATCTTCCACACGACCATTGCGGCTGTAGGTCTGGCCGCCGTCCTGCGGGCCTCACCGGTTGCGTTTCAGATGATCAAGTACGCCGGCGCGGCCTACCTGTTCTGGATCGGCATTAAGAGCTGGCGTAGCGGCTCGCTCTCGGTAGCAGGGAATGCACCGAAGAAGTCGCTCTGGCTGGTCTTCCGTCAGTGTGTGATCGGCAACATGCTGAATCCTAAGGTGACGCTTTTCTTCCTTGTCTTTCTGCCGCAGTTCGTGCAGAAGAATGGACCTTCGCCGGCAATCCAGATGATGATTCTCGGCGGCATCTTCATGATGATGGCCTTCCTCGTCTTCAGCACGATCGGCATCTTTGCCGGAACAGTAGGCGCGTGGCTCAAGCGGAACCCAAAGGCAGGCGTGTGGCTTGATCGCCTCGCCGGGACTACTTTCATTGGTGTAGGTCTGAAGGTTGCGTTTGGAGACTAA
- a CDS encoding IS4 family transposase, which yields MEIKAEAENLLKLFERVVPVISWGEFGGGGQIYTLPVVVEMMLLQRLSEHGTQQEAVHALLGGRLDRLLPNSKRVQGGRISANTGGYARACGRISPETVEQVCDQTLAALSDQIEAEAKWGRPVLLLDGSSVRLEHTADILKAFPAGRNQHGLGHWGIMKWVCLHDVRTGIAQRPAWGPMYGPEAVSEQNLAKKVLSRAPAGSVIIGDGGFGIFAFAQEVIGSGHQALFRLSKARALSLGGKSLPAQGEFLVCWKPSAQERKKYPELADAEIKGRLIVRSAKGFRDSLYLFTTLEQEADEIVALYGERWNLELDLRTLKGTLRLEHLHGKSQAAVEKELLIAVVAYGLVRAFMATAARRAGVDPRILSFTQAYGLINAMSPKLCSPNPVLRQQTYDRLLDYISKAKLPQRKKKRSYPREVWGRGKSFPSKHHFGPLPKTKSK from the coding sequence ATGGAGATCAAGGCGGAAGCAGAAAACCTACTGAAGCTGTTTGAACGGGTTGTTCCTGTTATCTCGTGGGGGGAATTTGGCGGTGGTGGCCAAATCTACACGTTGCCAGTAGTGGTGGAGATGATGTTGCTGCAGCGTCTGAGTGAACACGGGACGCAGCAGGAAGCTGTTCATGCGCTGTTGGGTGGTCGTCTGGATAGGCTGCTACCCAACAGCAAGCGCGTGCAAGGGGGACGTATTTCAGCCAACACTGGCGGCTACGCCCGGGCATGTGGGCGAATCAGCCCCGAGACGGTGGAACAGGTCTGCGATCAGACGTTGGCCGCACTGAGCGATCAGATCGAAGCGGAGGCGAAATGGGGTCGCCCGGTGCTGCTGCTGGATGGCAGCAGTGTGCGCCTGGAGCATACAGCCGATATCTTGAAGGCATTTCCAGCGGGCCGAAACCAGCACGGTCTCGGTCACTGGGGGATCATGAAGTGGGTCTGCCTGCATGATGTGCGGACAGGGATCGCACAACGTCCAGCCTGGGGACCGATGTATGGACCGGAGGCGGTGAGCGAGCAAAACCTTGCGAAGAAGGTTCTGAGCCGGGCCCCCGCCGGCAGTGTGATTATCGGGGATGGCGGCTTCGGGATCTTCGCTTTTGCGCAGGAAGTGATCGGCAGCGGGCATCAAGCTCTGTTCCGTCTGAGCAAGGCACGGGCCCTCTCCCTGGGAGGTAAATCTCTGCCGGCTCAGGGGGAGTTTTTGGTGTGCTGGAAACCCAGCGCGCAGGAACGCAAAAAATACCCAGAGCTGGCGGATGCTGAAATAAAAGGCCGCTTGATCGTGCGTTCGGCCAAGGGTTTTCGCGACAGCCTCTATCTGTTCACTACGCTGGAGCAGGAGGCCGACGAGATCGTCGCTCTGTACGGAGAACGCTGGAATCTGGAACTGGATCTCAGAACCCTGAAGGGAACTCTGCGGCTGGAGCACCTGCATGGCAAAAGCCAAGCTGCGGTAGAGAAAGAGTTGCTTATCGCCGTCGTAGCCTATGGGTTGGTCAGGGCTTTTATGGCCACCGCCGCCCGCAGGGCCGGCGTCGATCCACGAATCTTGAGCTTCACCCAGGCCTACGGCCTGATCAATGCCATGAGCCCGAAACTCTGCTCTCCAAACCCAGTCCTCAGACAACAAACCTACGACCGGCTACTCGATTACATCTCCAAAGCAAAGCTGCCTCAACGAAAGAAAAAACGTTCTTACCCCAGAGAAGTCTGGGGTAGAGGCAAATCCTTCCCCTCCAAACATCACTTCGGCCCTCTACCAAAAACAAAAAGTAAGTGA
- a CDS encoding PQQ-dependent sugar dehydrogenase: MKHRSLLALTSAMALVTSASVAQQIRTGQQAWAGYADEKPGQRWKITVADLPEPNEAEAVGNGPHLVDRPQNAWPQAPTGYKVEIYAQGFDIPRLMRTAPNGDVFLADSGAGTIKVLRGVGADGKAVTVETFASGLDRPFGIAFYPLGPNPQYVYVATTKSLYRYAYKNGDLKAADKSEQLIEKLYPMAPGSGHWTRDVVFSKDGKRMFISVGSGSNVDDMDTHPQEEHRADVLEFTPEGKFVKVYAAGIRNCVGEAVNPTTGELWCSTNERDNLGNNLVPDYITSVKEGGFYGWPWFYMGGHQDPRHEGKHPELKAKVITPDVLVQPHMASLQIMFYPGGQFQGVTGDIFAAEHGSWNRKIRAGYEVIRVPMKNGKPTTGEYEDFLTGFVTSEGQVWGRPVGVTTAKDGSLLVSDDGSRTIWRVSYTGKK; encoded by the coding sequence ATGAAGCACCGTTCCTTGCTCGCCCTGACGTCAGCGATGGCTCTTGTTACTTCTGCTTCCGTAGCCCAGCAGATTCGGACCGGGCAGCAGGCCTGGGCCGGCTATGCCGATGAGAAACCCGGTCAGCGCTGGAAGATCACCGTCGCCGATCTGCCGGAGCCGAATGAAGCCGAGGCAGTGGGGAATGGACCGCATCTCGTGGACCGTCCGCAGAATGCCTGGCCGCAGGCGCCCACGGGCTACAAGGTGGAGATCTACGCTCAGGGATTTGATATCCCGCGCCTGATGCGTACAGCTCCCAATGGAGACGTGTTTCTGGCGGACTCCGGCGCCGGCACGATTAAGGTGCTGCGCGGGGTAGGTGCTGATGGCAAAGCCGTGACGGTAGAAACCTTTGCCAGCGGACTCGACCGTCCGTTCGGAATTGCCTTCTATCCGCTGGGACCGAATCCTCAGTATGTCTACGTGGCCACGACGAAGTCGCTCTATCGCTATGCGTACAAGAATGGCGATCTAAAGGCCGCGGATAAGAGCGAGCAGTTGATTGAAAAGCTCTATCCGATGGCTCCCGGTAGCGGTCATTGGACACGTGATGTTGTCTTCTCGAAGGACGGAAAGCGGATGTTTATCTCCGTGGGTTCAGGCTCGAATGTGGATGACATGGATACGCATCCCCAGGAAGAGCATCGTGCCGATGTGCTCGAGTTCACGCCCGAGGGTAAGTTCGTGAAGGTGTATGCCGCAGGCATTCGTAACTGCGTGGGTGAGGCCGTCAATCCCACGACAGGCGAGCTGTGGTGTTCGACCAATGAGCGTGACAACCTCGGCAACAACTTGGTGCCGGACTACATCACCAGCGTGAAAGAGGGCGGCTTCTATGGCTGGCCCTGGTTTTACATGGGCGGTCATCAGGATCCACGCCACGAAGGCAAGCATCCGGAGCTGAAGGCGAAGGTCATTACGCCGGACGTCCTGGTGCAGCCTCATATGGCTTCGCTGCAGATAATGTTCTATCCCGGTGGACAGTTCCAGGGCGTCACTGGAGATATCTTTGCGGCAGAGCATGGAAGCTGGAACCGCAAGATTCGTGCAGGGTACGAGGTGATTCGTGTCCCGATGAAGAACGGCAAGCCCACTACCGGTGAATACGAGGACTTCCTGACCGGCTTCGTTACGTCCGAGGGCCAGGTCTGGGGACGGCCGGTAGGTGTTACCACGGCTAAGGATGGCTCCCTGCTGGTGAGTGACGATGGCTCCCGCACTATCTGGCGGGTCAGCTATACCGGGAAGAAGTAG
- a CDS encoding TonB-dependent receptor plug domain-containing protein — protein sequence MLPLSFIGQTSKHKTPSPLEIAKNSMPLHLSETASLAMKTKAAAIAATASTAATASSAATTSSAATTSSASSSTTKAPAVIPSAVASITVEGRSADEILQADTAIALQATSAEMQAAPGTYNDIPRFLMTEPGVTFDTDSRNTYMVNGGNPIENLYVVDGVEIANINHLSTSNSSGGFVSMLDTDAVSSVSLHKALYSTKYTGALSSVLSVNTAAPAAQKRHLQMDMGYAGVGAIFSHPVGKKAAFLTQYRRSVINYFTDDIGIGGAPVYSGTLARVDTHPTGKDTVFGLYIGGNDKIALRPNLQDNEDPGYVNTTYTGNRGIYAATWNHIVSGSTLLTSQVSYASSHTTTSQVNAMQNNAPVYSDDLKEGLSNGRFEWLSDRRNYKMLLGTTFGVRQLDYTINQAKGFPSPYNVEPLPVNASDIQFNGNPMDQAAYGQFTWKKFRKLEATLGARMQRFGLSGATAVSPQASVMVQLAKGVRFFGGVANYSQQAPLPTVLGIASNRTLKPISDVQYQATVVYETERGDRLSLGGYHKVYSMYPVSVEHPTLSLANIVDTFGQPFLYMPMVSKGSGISNGVEVEFNSSFNRKLFVRTNVSLGRSFATALDGVSRRTNYDMPLRTNLIAGVRMGKKQVFTTRYSSHTGTPYTPYLVQQSQLQQRPIYDITSVNMARGTDYQRVDVHYEVNFQKEGRGMKLYGGLDNALNNQNYYQYVMIPHCQYCQPYELTQMNRYPEFGLTWAF from the coding sequence ATGCTGCCACTGTCTTTTATTGGACAGACTTCGAAACATAAGACGCCCTCTCCGCTGGAGATCGCGAAGAACTCAATGCCGTTACACCTTAGTGAGACAGCGTCGCTTGCGATGAAAACCAAAGCAGCAGCGATCGCTGCAACTGCATCAACCGCTGCAACCGCATCGTCTGCTGCAACCACATCGTCTGCTGCAACCACATCATCTGCGTCATCCTCAACGACAAAAGCGCCCGCTGTCATACCCTCGGCGGTTGCTTCCATCACGGTAGAAGGCCGATCCGCGGACGAGATTCTGCAGGCCGACACCGCTATTGCATTGCAGGCAACAAGCGCCGAGATGCAGGCAGCGCCTGGCACCTATAACGACATCCCTCGCTTCCTGATGACGGAACCGGGCGTAACCTTCGATACTGATTCCAGAAACACCTATATGGTGAACGGCGGTAATCCGATCGAGAATCTGTATGTCGTCGACGGCGTTGAGATCGCGAACATCAACCACCTCAGCACGAGCAACTCTTCGGGCGGTTTCGTCTCGATGCTGGATACAGACGCGGTCTCGTCGGTCAGCCTGCACAAGGCGCTGTACAGCACAAAATACACCGGAGCTCTGTCTTCTGTTCTCAGCGTAAATACGGCTGCGCCCGCTGCGCAGAAGCGTCATCTTCAGATGGATATGGGCTACGCCGGTGTGGGCGCGATCTTCAGTCATCCCGTTGGGAAAAAGGCCGCATTCCTCACACAGTATCGTCGCAGCGTGATCAACTACTTTACCGATGACATCGGTATCGGCGGTGCGCCGGTCTACTCCGGAACACTCGCTCGTGTGGATACGCATCCTACTGGAAAAGACACGGTCTTCGGCCTGTATATCGGTGGTAATGACAAGATCGCCCTGCGCCCGAATCTTCAGGACAATGAGGACCCGGGATACGTCAACACGACGTACACAGGGAATCGCGGTATCTATGCTGCTACGTGGAACCACATCGTCTCTGGCAGCACGCTACTGACAAGCCAGGTGAGCTACGCGTCATCGCACACCACGACCTCGCAGGTGAACGCTATGCAGAACAACGCTCCGGTGTACAGCGATGACCTGAAGGAAGGGCTCAGCAACGGCCGCTTTGAATGGCTCTCTGACAGGCGCAATTACAAAATGCTTCTGGGGACGACCTTCGGTGTTCGTCAGCTTGACTACACGATCAACCAGGCGAAAGGTTTCCCCAGCCCCTATAACGTCGAACCTCTTCCGGTGAATGCAAGCGATATCCAGTTCAACGGAAACCCGATGGACCAGGCAGCCTACGGTCAGTTCACCTGGAAGAAGTTCCGCAAGCTTGAGGCGACTCTCGGCGCTCGCATGCAGCGGTTCGGTTTGAGTGGAGCAACAGCAGTTTCGCCGCAGGCCAGTGTGATGGTGCAGCTTGCCAAGGGCGTGCGCTTCTTCGGCGGAGTTGCGAACTATAGCCAACAGGCGCCGCTGCCCACCGTGCTTGGCATCGCATCGAACCGCACTCTGAAGCCGATCTCCGATGTGCAGTATCAGGCGACGGTGGTCTACGAGACTGAGCGTGGAGACCGCTTGAGCCTCGGCGGATATCACAAGGTGTACTCCATGTATCCGGTATCGGTGGAGCATCCAACCCTCAGCCTGGCCAACATTGTGGATACCTTCGGACAGCCCTTCCTGTATATGCCGATGGTCAGCAAAGGATCGGGTATCTCCAATGGCGTCGAGGTCGAATTCAACTCGAGCTTCAACCGCAAGCTCTTCGTTCGCACCAACGTGAGCCTGGGACGTTCGTTCGCGACGGCCCTGGATGGCGTCTCGCGTCGCACCAACTATGACATGCCTCTGCGGACTAACCTGATTGCCGGTGTCCGCATGGGCAAGAAGCAGGTCTTCACAACCCGCTACTCCTCGCACACGGGTACGCCGTACACACCGTACCTGGTGCAGCAGTCGCAGCTCCAGCAGCGGCCGATCTATGACATCACCAGTGTCAACATGGCACGTGGCACGGACTATCAACGCGTCGACGTTCACTATGAAGTGAATTTCCAGAAAGAGGGCCGTGGTATGAAGCTGTACGGCGGACTCGATAACGCACTCAATAACCAGAATTATTACCAGTACGTCATGATTCCGCACTGCCAGTATTGCCAGCCCTACGAACTGACCCAGATGAATCGCTATCCCGAGTTCGGGCTCACCTGGGCCTTCTAA
- the msrP gene encoding protein-methionine-sulfoxide reductase catalytic subunit MsrP, with amino-acid sequence MLIKTTTGIPSSEITPQEKFLSRRGFLAGAAAVAGAGVIAPQGLWGATKLQTTPGKFSLSETPTPLKKAISYNNFYEYGVDKGDPAANAHRLKPRPWTVQVEGQIQKPLTFDIDTIMNYRPLEDRVYRFRCVEAWSMVIPWVGYSFSEFVKACNPLPSAKYIQFISLADRKQMDLPDSAGIYWPYSEGLRMDEAMHPLTLLTFGSYGQTLENQQGAPIRIIIPWKYGFKSAKSIVKIRFLDKQPHTSWNDLAPNEYGFYANVNPQHNHPRWSQASERKIDASLFPKTVPTLSFNGYGSEVAGLYNGMDLHKNY; translated from the coding sequence ATGTTGATTAAGACCACCACCGGGATTCCATCTTCGGAGATCACTCCGCAGGAGAAGTTCCTGAGCCGTCGAGGGTTTCTGGCGGGAGCGGCTGCCGTGGCGGGTGCCGGCGTGATTGCGCCACAGGGACTTTGGGGTGCAACCAAGCTGCAGACGACACCGGGAAAGTTTTCACTCAGTGAAACGCCGACGCCTCTGAAGAAGGCAATCAGCTACAACAATTTTTACGAGTACGGAGTCGACAAGGGAGATCCTGCAGCCAACGCGCATCGCTTGAAGCCACGCCCGTGGACCGTGCAGGTAGAAGGGCAGATCCAGAAACCGCTGACCTTTGACATCGACACCATCATGAACTACCGCCCGCTGGAAGATCGCGTCTATCGCTTTCGCTGTGTTGAGGCATGGAGCATGGTGATTCCCTGGGTGGGTTACTCGTTCTCAGAGTTCGTGAAGGCCTGCAATCCTCTGCCAAGCGCGAAGTACATCCAGTTCATCTCGCTGGCAGATCGAAAACAGATGGACCTGCCGGACTCGGCGGGAATCTACTGGCCATATTCTGAAGGCTTGCGGATGGATGAAGCGATGCATCCGCTCACGCTGCTCACCTTCGGCTCGTATGGGCAGACGCTCGAGAATCAGCAGGGCGCTCCCATCCGCATCATCATTCCATGGAAGTATGGCTTCAAGTCCGCCAAGTCGATCGTGAAGATTCGCTTCCTCGACAAGCAGCCGCACACATCATGGAATGATCTTGCTCCAAACGAATACGGTTTCTACGCCAACGTGAATCCACAGCACAATCATCCGCGTTGGAGCCAGGCGAGCGAACGCAAGATCGATGCTTCGCTCTTTCCCAAAACGGTCCCAACCCTTTCTTTTAATGGTTACGGAAGTGAAGTCGCCGGCTTATACAACGGCATGGACCTTCATAAGAATTATTAG